Proteins encoded in a region of the Zea mays cultivar B73 chromosome 2, Zm-B73-REFERENCE-NAM-5.0, whole genome shotgun sequence genome:
- the LOC100274346 gene encoding uncharacterized protein LOC100274346 — MSMALSRFTQWLWPGGAAARVDTHEHPSGGLTSSSFPDFPSGFREPDTVTFYTGRQRARPRRVRNRRRSRGEARVDREYDMVIVPSDGGGCLSGSDSDDSDWSIGWLEPQAPELQTDGDPENCFAVLVPCYRHGRQEQQPRRQEGRFLGAGALTDGGPSDGKNFVEQWLSSFQN, encoded by the exons ATGTCCATGGCTTTGAGCCGCTTCACGCAATGGCTGTGGCCGGGGGGCGCCGCGGCGCGGGTGGACACCCACGAGCACCCCAGTGGGGGGCTAACGAGCTCCTCCTTCCCTGACTTCCCCTCCGGGTTCCGGGAGCCCGACACCGTCACGTTCTACACCGGCCGCCAGCGCGCGCGCCCGAGGAGGGTCAGGAATCGCCGCCGCAGCCGCGGGGAGGCCCGTGTCGACCGGGAGTACGACATGGTCATCGTCCCGTCCGACGGCGGTGGCTGCCTGTCTGGCTCCGACTCCGACGACTCCGACTGGTCCATCGGCTGGCTCGAGCCACAGGCGCCGGAGCTTCAGACGGACGGCGACCCCGAGAACTGCTTCGCCGTCCTCGTTCCGTGTTACCGCCACGGCCGCCAGGAGCAGCAGCCACGGAGGCAGGAGGGCAGGTTTCTTGGCGCCGGCGCCCTCACCGATGGTGGTCCCTCTG ATGGAAAGAATTTTGTAGAGCAGTGGCTTTCTTCTTTCCAGAACTAA